The following proteins are encoded in a genomic region of Primulina huaijiensis isolate GDHJ02 chromosome 3, ASM1229523v2, whole genome shotgun sequence:
- the LOC140972698 gene encoding long chain acyl-CoA synthetase 4-like — protein sequence MVETEKFIVEIEKAKEGKDGKPSIGPVYRNVLAKDGFIPIPQELDSCWDIFCRSVKKFPNNPMLGEREMVRGKAGSYVWFTYREVYDLVLKIGASICSCGAMQGDRCGIYGANCSNWVIAMQACNAYGLYCVPLYDTLGAGAVEYIISHAEISIVFVEENKISEVLKTFPSSEKYLKTIVSFGKISLQQKKEAGNFGIKMYSWNDFLLLGIDNRFDLPIKNKTDICTIMYTSGTTGDPKGVMISNESILSIIFGVNNHLESMNQEFCETDVYFSFLPLAHIFDRVIEELFISKGAAIGFWHKDIKRLLDDIKELKPTVFCAVPRVLDRIYSGLIEKISSAGFLKHALFNIAYSYKLRNMHKGYKHVEAAPIFDKIIFNKVNEGLGGNLRLILSGAAPLSHSVETFLRVATCAHVLQGYGLTETCAGSFAAQPDKMAMVGTVGPPLPMVDICLESVPDMGYDALSSTPRGEICIRGKCLFSGYYKREDLTKEVMIGDWFHTGDVGEWQPDGSMKIIDRKKNIFKLSQGEYVSVEKLESIYSLSPSVDAIWVYGNSYKSFLVAVVNPNLESLKQWAQVNDVTADVNTMCDDPRARNYVLGELTSIGEKEKLKGFEFIKAVHLDPMPFDIERDLLGPTYKKKRAQFLKYYQKVIEDMYMS from the exons ATGGTGGAAACAGAGAAGTTCATTGTAGAGATTGAGAAGGCAAAGGAAGGCAAAGATGGGAAGCCATCAATTGGGCCAGTTTACAGAAATGTGCTTGCTAAAGATGGATTCATTCCTATCCCTCAAGAACTTGATAGTTGTTGGGATATTTTCTG TCGGTCTGTGAAAAAATTTCCCAATAATCCAATGCTTGGCGAGCGGGAAATGGTGAGAGGGAAG GCAGGTTCATATGTGTGGTTCACTTATCGAGAAGTTTATGACTTAGTTCTTAAAATTGGAGCCTCCATTTGTTCTTGTGGTGCAATGCAA GGTGATAGATGTGGGATCTACGGAGCAAACTGCTCAAACTGGGTCATAGCTATGCAG GCTTGCAATGCTTATGGTCTGTACTGTGTTCCCTTGTACGATACTCTTG GTGCTGGAGCAGTGGAATATATTATTAGCCATGCTGAGATCTCTATTGTTTTTGTCGAGGAAAACAAAATTTCCGAG GTACTGAAAACATTTCctagcagtgaaaaatacttgaagA CAATTGTAAGCTTCGGAAAGATCAGCCTACAACAGAAGAAGGAAGCTGGAAACTTTGGCATCAAAATGTACTCTTGGAATGATTTTTTACTTCTG GGTATTGACAACCGATTTGACCTTCCCATCAAGAATAAAACAGATATTTGTACAATAATGTACACTAGTGGGACAACAGGTGACCCCAAGGGAGTCATGATTTCCAATGAGAGCattctttcaattatatttGGAGTCAATAACCATTTGGAGAGCATGAATCAAGAG TTTTGCGAGACAGATGtgtatttttcttttctccCTTTGGCACATATATTTGATCGGGTAATTGAAGAATTGTTCATCTCGAAAGGTGCTGCAATTGGATTTTGGCACAAA GATATTAAGCGTTTGCTTGACGATATCAAAGAGCTAAAACCAACTGTATTCTGTGCTGTTCCTCGAGTGTTGGACAGAATATATTCAG GTTTGATTGAGAAGATCTCTTCAGCCGGGTTCCTCAAACATGCACTCTTTAATATTGCTTATTCCTA CAAGCTGCGTAACATGCATAAAGGCTATAAACATGTAGAAGCAGCTccaatttttgacaaaattattttcaacaaG GTGAACGAAGGTTTAGGTGGGAATTTACGGCTCATCTTATCTGGAGCAGCGCCTCTTTCTCATAGCGTGGAAACCTTCCTCCGTGTGGCGACATGTGCTCATGTTCTTCAGGGATATG GTTTAACTGAAACCTGTGCGGGGTCTTTTGCAGCGCAACCGGATAAAATGGCAATGGTTGGGACCGTGGGCCCTCCACTGCCTATGGTGGATATATGCCTGGAATCTGTTCCTGATATGGGATACGACGCCCTTTCAAGTACTCCTCGTGGAGAAATATGTATCAGGGGGAAGTGCTTGTTCTCGGGATACTACAAACGTGAAGATCTCACCAAAGAGGTGATGATCGGTGATTGGTTTCATACTG GTGACGTAGGCGAATGGCAACCAGACGGTAGCATGAAGATTATTGATCGCAAGAAAAACATTTTCAAGCTTTCTCAAGGGGAATATGTATCTGTTGAAAAACTGGAGAGCATTTACTCTCTGTCCCCAAGTGTTGATGCG ATATGGGTCTACGGGAATAGTTACAAGTCCTTTCTTGTTGCTGTTGTGAACCCGAATTTGGAATCTTTGAAACAATGGGCTCAAGTGAATGATGTTACCGCAGATGTGAACACCATGTGTGATGATCCAAGAGCAAGAAATTATGTTCTTGGAGAGTTAACTAGTATTGGTGAAAAGGAAAAG